The genomic DNA TAAAAAAGCTTCAAGAAGCCGCTGCTAATATCAACATACTTATTGATGGACTTGGCTTCTGTCTTTCAGAGAAAAAAGACATATTAAGCCAATGGCGCGGGTATGCAAATGATGCTTACGGCTTCTCTATCGGTTTTTCAAAAGAATACCTCGATCTGCTTGCTGCTTCTTATAGGGGCGGTAAAGTCTCTGGCTTTGCTCTAGATAAAGTTATCTACGAGCCAACCGATCAAGAACAGGTAATACAACCAACATATGAAAAAATTAAAGAATTTATTAATAAGGGTGCTTTCAAGCCTTATAGTCATAGTGGATTACTATCACCAAAAGCAGATGAGCAAATTGAAAAGGAAAATGATGAAATAAAAAAACAGCATCATTCTTTATACACGACTATGCTTTTTTTTATTAATAAGCTTTTTTTATTAAAATCAAAAGCTTTTGAAGAGGAATTCGAATGGCGTCTTATTTCAGTATTTGTTAAGGTTGCTAATGACACTTGTTCCTTTTATGCCAGTTCTGACAAAATTAAACCATATAGATCATTTAAGTTAGCAGAGCTTGGAATAAATCCAATAAATGAAATTGTTATGGGACCTAAAAACAATACTCCTACATATGTTGTAGAATCGTTTTTAAAGCAAAGTGGTTTTAAATATGTCAAAGTGAGTTGTTCAGGAGCATCGTATAGATAAAAAGGCATAACAAAATCAATACAGCCGATCGCTACGCTCCGGCTGATTTTTTCGTTGGCCAAAACACGGAGGACATGATGGCATACGTTAAATTGATCGAGTTGGTACGCAAGTTTGACTCGGGCGTGATCGAGCTGCCCTTGATGCAGCGCGATTATGTGTGGCCGGCGGCCAAGGTCGTCGACCTGCTCGACTCTCTTTACAAGGGGTGGCCGATCGGCGTGTTCTACATTTGGAAAACGCCAAATCGCCAAATAAAGCGTGAGCCGGCGATCAGCCGTCAGGTGGGCGCAAAGATCACGGAGCCCTTCTGGGGCTACTTGCTCGACGGGCAACAGCGACTCACGAGCCTATCTCGGGCCTTGGACGACAAGTTCGGAGACAACCTCGCCAACCGCGCGTTCTTCGACGTGCGCAAACGCGAGTTTGTGATGGGCCAGCGGACCCGGACGATTGAGAAGCGGATAGGGAAGGACGATCCCACGCTGGTTGAGTTATCACGGTTGATCCCAAAGGCACCAACAACCGCGTTGGAGCGCGAAAAGACCTTTCAGGGCATCCTCGACAAATTGATCGACAAGGGCGTCATCAAGGGGAAATCCCAAGATGTTGCAGACTACAGGCAGCGTCTGACGCAGGCTGCGGACATGCTGGACGCGACCTCGCCGTGCGAGGACTTTCAAACCGACGACAACGAGGAAGGTTTGGACAACGCCATCGAGCTGTT from Syntrophales bacterium includes the following:
- a CDS encoding DUF2971 domain-containing protein, with protein sequence MNLYHYCSTESFHKIISNKEIWLTSLSLSNDSMEGQLVKKLLGEMAKKDGLDEEHIKKLQEAAANINILIDGLGFCLSEKKDILSQWRGYANDAYGFSIGFSKEYLDLLAASYRGGKVSGFALDKVIYEPTDQEQVIQPTYEKIKEFINKGAFKPYSHSGLLSPKADEQIEKENDEIKKQHHSLYTTMLFFINKLFLLKSKAFEEEFEWRLISVFVKVANDTCSFYASSDKIKPYRSFKLAELGINPINEIVMGPKNNTPTYVVESFLKQSGFKYVKVSCSGASYR